The following proteins are co-located in the bacterium genome:
- a CDS encoding RNB domain-containing ribonuclease, producing MRPKITPHPSHTVDSSRIDSGAIVEYENNGEPILAAALQEKKGKWVLLNDRGREIELTPDRLYLYPGKVKIGLESSNEKQQYLASLSKKADQEAENLDLNQLWELVQGEQQEYSIKSLTELLFSNDTLEKRLVTRRALIIDKVYFKRTKFGFEPRSPEIVEELRIKLAEEQAQAKLRYELVQALIARIKGDSATIPEMVSILESLAASGISGKEGKLAAEIVEQIASEVHLNLPQRIEDQAFEILVAAKHFTKHENLSLIRYQRSPRFTSAVENAVSELKTKSQPNRAKVKAFSVTIDAETTRDIDDALTIQAGAEQTTVGIHIADVSALIEQDSPLFNEALKRATSVYCPDIHVPMLPRSLSEDALSLVQGQSRPVMSFYVSFDAAGAIIDRQINLELIEVTQRLTYDFADKIIYGEEQASPELTETLTTLWQLSEKLYERRIAQGAFDFDPKELQPTLDESGRVVLESQSTDSPSKSLVSEFMILTNETAALYAEEKALPFLFRSQEKPDTPLSQWGLDIPEGPAREFQRKTLLKRSTVTTQALPHAGLGLKAYTQLTSPIRRFLDLIGQTQLRNLIEKSDPLYSPNDLMTFIERATPALDEANSIQRESNRYWLLQYLRQERIREIQATVVRTDGVRPLAELDQICTIIPFEPVDFVRGKPSSKKLGEVVTLVFEDINPRKDILRTKEKKI from the coding sequence ATGCGCCCTAAAATTACTCCACATCCAAGTCATACAGTTGATAGTTCACGCATCGACTCTGGCGCAATCGTTGAATACGAAAATAATGGTGAACCAATTCTGGCAGCTGCCCTACAAGAGAAAAAGGGCAAATGGGTTTTACTGAATGACCGCGGTAGAGAGATTGAATTAACTCCTGACAGGCTTTATCTTTATCCTGGAAAAGTTAAAATTGGCTTGGAGTCTTCAAATGAGAAACAGCAATACTTAGCGTCGCTAAGCAAAAAAGCAGATCAGGAGGCTGAAAACTTAGATCTCAATCAACTCTGGGAGCTCGTCCAAGGCGAGCAGCAAGAGTATAGCATCAAGTCCCTAACAGAATTATTGTTTAGCAATGACACTCTAGAAAAACGACTGGTCACACGACGTGCGCTGATTATTGACAAAGTATATTTTAAGCGCACTAAGTTTGGATTTGAGCCACGCAGTCCAGAGATTGTCGAAGAATTGCGTATTAAGCTTGCTGAGGAGCAAGCGCAGGCTAAGCTACGCTACGAATTAGTCCAAGCATTAATTGCGCGCATCAAAGGTGACTCTGCGACAATCCCTGAAATGGTTTCAATTCTTGAATCTCTCGCAGCAAGCGGCATTTCGGGAAAGGAAGGTAAGCTTGCGGCCGAAATTGTCGAGCAAATCGCCAGCGAAGTTCACTTAAATCTACCCCAGCGCATTGAAGACCAGGCATTTGAAATTTTAGTAGCAGCAAAGCACTTTACCAAGCATGAGAATTTATCACTGATCCGCTATCAACGTTCTCCACGCTTTACATCAGCAGTTGAAAATGCGGTCAGCGAATTAAAGACAAAATCTCAACCAAATCGCGCAAAAGTAAAGGCTTTCTCGGTTACAATCGACGCAGAAACAACCCGCGACATTGACGATGCCTTAACAATCCAAGCAGGAGCTGAGCAGACTACCGTTGGAATTCATATCGCTGATGTCAGTGCGCTGATCGAACAAGACTCCCCGCTCTTTAACGAAGCCCTGAAGCGCGCTACCTCCGTCTATTGTCCAGATATCCACGTGCCTATGCTACCGCGGTCACTTTCTGAGGATGCACTCAGCTTAGTGCAGGGTCAAAGCCGCCCCGTGATGAGTTTTTACGTCAGTTTCGATGCAGCGGGAGCAATCATTGATCGCCAAATTAACCTTGAGCTGATCGAAGTAACCCAACGCCTTACATACGACTTTGCCGACAAAATAATCTACGGAGAAGAGCAAGCAAGTCCTGAACTTACTGAAACATTAACAACTCTCTGGCAGCTTAGTGAGAAGCTCTATGAAAGAAGAATTGCGCAAGGTGCTTTCGATTTTGACCCTAAAGAGTTGCAGCCAACACTCGACGAGTCTGGGCGAGTAGTACTCGAATCGCAAAGCACAGATAGCCCCAGCAAGTCACTCGTCAGTGAGTTTATGATTCTGACAAACGAAACTGCTGCGCTCTATGCTGAGGAAAAAGCCTTGCCATTTTTATTCCGTAGTCAAGAAAAGCCTGACACTCCACTTAGTCAGTGGGGATTAGATATCCCCGAAGGTCCGGCACGTGAGTTTCAGCGAAAAACTTTACTGAAGCGATCAACCGTAACAACTCAAGCATTGCCCCATGCCGGCTTAGGTCTGAAGGCATACACCCAGCTAACGTCCCCAATTCGCCGTTTTCTTGACTTGATTGGCCAAACACAGCTGCGCAATTTAATAGAAAAGTCTGATCCATTATATAGTCCCAATGACTTAATGACCTTCATCGAACGCGCCACACCGGCCCTTGACGAAGCAAACTCCATTCAACGCGAAAGCAATCGTTACTGGCTGCTCCAATATTTGCGGCAAGAAAGAATTCGAGAAATTCAAGCTACGGTGGTGCGTACCGACGGTGTGCGCCCACTTGCAGAGCTTGATCAAATTTGCACGATTATTCCATTTGAGCCGGTAGATTTTGTGCGGGGCAAGCCATCCAGTAAAAAACTGGGTGAAGTCGTAACTCTTGTTTTTGAGGATATTAATCCGCGCAAAGACATTTTACGTACGAAGGAAAAGAAGATTTAA